In Arthrobacter alpinus, a single window of DNA contains:
- a CDS encoding glycosyltransferase family 2 protein gives MPLDIFIPYWGDPAYMVATVESVLAQDSDDWVLTIVDDAYPDRSIEDYIKSLAHPRIEYIRKDVNEGITANYRTCVGLAKQEMMVILGCDDLMLPNYVSTILSGHAQFPDATIIQPGVNVIDENGHQVKTLVDTVKQQLIRPRSRGRQLLSGEALATNLMHGVWLYWPSLAFRTDKMRQVDFRDGYPIIQDVALTMDMVYLGAQLLVDPAVCFSYRRHSESASSTKLVDGSRFAGERDYFQFAASQARELGWAKTDRAAKLRLTSRAHALALLPKAIRTRHSVAVKALVRHAFGN, from the coding sequence ATGCCATTGGATATCTTCATCCCCTACTGGGGGGATCCCGCCTACATGGTCGCAACGGTCGAAAGCGTACTTGCACAGGACAGCGACGACTGGGTACTGACCATTGTTGACGACGCCTATCCGGACCGGAGCATCGAGGACTACATCAAGTCTTTGGCGCATCCAAGGATTGAATACATCCGTAAGGACGTTAACGAGGGAATCACGGCAAACTATCGCACCTGCGTGGGCCTTGCCAAGCAGGAAATGATGGTTATTTTGGGCTGCGATGACCTCATGCTGCCCAACTACGTCTCAACCATTCTCAGCGGTCATGCTCAGTTCCCGGATGCAACCATCATTCAACCGGGTGTAAACGTCATTGACGAAAATGGGCATCAGGTCAAGACACTTGTCGATACTGTCAAGCAGCAGCTCATTCGACCCCGCAGCCGCGGGCGTCAACTATTGTCAGGTGAAGCCCTTGCTACCAATCTCATGCATGGCGTTTGGCTCTATTGGCCTTCATTGGCGTTCCGCACTGACAAGATGCGGCAGGTTGATTTCCGAGATGGCTACCCCATCATTCAGGATGTGGCTCTGACGATGGACATGGTTTATTTGGGAGCGCAGCTCCTGGTCGATCCGGCCGTGTGCTTCTCCTACCGACGCCACTCAGAAAGCGCGTCGTCCACGAAACTGGTCGATGGTTCACGTTTTGCCGGAGAACGGGACTATTTCCAATTCGCCGCCAGCCAAGCCCGCGAATTGGGCTGGGCCAAAACTGACCGCGCAGCAAAACTTCGCCTAACGTCCAGAGCGCACGCCTTGGCC
- a CDS encoding DUF2304 domain-containing protein, whose translation MTNLAALLLAIAIVALVLEMLRRKKLREKYATLWLFVGALTVVLAAFPHLLNVASDLVGVQLPSNLLFILSILLLLGVCLHLSWELSGVEDETRTLAEEVAILRTQIERLSNLPNSTKSQESDSD comes from the coding sequence ATGACAAATCTTGCAGCCCTTCTGCTGGCAATCGCCATAGTGGCCCTTGTCTTGGAGATGTTAAGACGAAAGAAACTGCGGGAAAAATACGCAACTCTTTGGCTTTTCGTTGGCGCCCTTACTGTTGTTCTTGCAGCGTTCCCGCACTTGCTGAATGTGGCATCTGATCTTGTCGGCGTCCAATTGCCGTCAAACTTGTTGTTCATCCTGAGTATCCTGCTTCTCTTGGGCGTCTGCCTTCACCTGTCATGGGAACTGTCCGGCGTCGAGGATGAGACTCGAACCCTGGCCGAAGAAGTCGCGATTCTTCGGACCCAAATCGAACGCCTTTCAAATCTCCCGAACAGTACCAAGTCACAAGAAAGTGATAGCGACTAA
- a CDS encoding glycosyltransferase family 2 protein has translation MNSLPTQRVLVIMPAWNEEEAVANTVSEVLATDPNYDVLVVNDGSTDKTAAVSAAAGATVLNLPYNLGVGGAMRAGFKYARRFGYSQVIQVDADGQHDPRNIAEVLAGLQHADISIGARFADRGDYTVSGPRKWAMLVLAKVISSVAKTRLTDVTSGFRAGNDRAISQYLDHYPAEYLGDTIDSLVVALRSGCTVTQVPVEMRPRQGGTPSHNPAKAAIYLGRSVFALLFAFTRRRSVVPSNQPSTKAMAGE, from the coding sequence ATGAATTCCTTGCCCACCCAGCGCGTGCTCGTCATTATGCCCGCCTGGAACGAAGAAGAGGCTGTCGCCAACACGGTGTCAGAAGTTTTGGCGACAGATCCGAACTACGACGTGCTGGTAGTTAATGACGGATCAACAGACAAGACAGCCGCAGTTTCTGCCGCGGCAGGTGCCACCGTATTGAATCTTCCCTACAATTTGGGTGTGGGCGGGGCAATGCGGGCAGGCTTCAAATATGCTCGCCGCTTCGGCTATTCCCAAGTCATTCAAGTTGACGCCGATGGCCAACATGATCCTCGAAATATTGCAGAAGTCCTCGCGGGCCTTCAGCATGCTGACATTTCCATCGGTGCGCGCTTTGCCGATAGAGGCGACTATACGGTTAGCGGGCCCCGCAAGTGGGCCATGCTGGTGCTGGCGAAAGTAATCTCCTCAGTAGCTAAAACGAGACTGACTGATGTCACCAGTGGTTTCCGAGCAGGTAATGACCGAGCCATCAGTCAGTATTTAGACCACTATCCTGCCGAATACTTGGGAGACACAATTGATTCGTTGGTCGTTGCCTTGCGTTCTGGATGCACAGTAACCCAAGTACCCGTCGAGATGCGCCCACGCCAGGGTGGGACACCAAGTCATAACCCAGCGAAGGCTGCCATCTACTTGGGGCGATCTGTTTTCGCCCTCCTCTTTGCCTTTACCCGGAGGCGATCCGTTGTTCCTTCTAATCAGCCAAGCACCAAAGCCATGGCTGGAGAGTAG
- a CDS encoding glycosyltransferase, producing MKVAHATLADINSQFTTAAVIAAFKPAATLVHTVVALSRQINHIVVVDDGSPASSTQIFAELEKAGAHVIHQGSNQGIGAALNAGVMLAEKSFHPDYFITLDQDSVLVDDYVRRAHQTLKEAAVAGVSVGFVCAASYSGHASPLWKNVDGFCQAFDPMQSGFFIPRQTISTVGRFAADFFIDGVDSDFTMRCRDAGLATIIGPGCTIEHDLGERGQAQLFGRKVRVLGRDIGFNYHSPSRVYYICRNGTALTKRYLRSNPGWVGRRLVEEAKAHLLRFLFSPNRVKLLTAAIAGLRDGFTGKSGRIPQPLEKRLS from the coding sequence ATGAAAGTAGCTCACGCGACATTGGCTGACATCAATTCCCAGTTCACAACAGCTGCAGTGATAGCCGCATTCAAACCAGCGGCCACACTAGTCCACACCGTCGTGGCTTTGTCTCGGCAGATCAATCACATTGTGGTCGTCGACGACGGCTCTCCCGCCTCTTCGACCCAGATATTTGCGGAGCTGGAGAAAGCAGGAGCGCATGTAATCCACCAAGGCTCCAACCAAGGTATTGGTGCAGCTCTGAATGCCGGTGTAATGCTTGCTGAGAAGTCATTCCATCCCGACTACTTCATAACCTTGGACCAGGATTCGGTCCTGGTTGACGACTACGTCCGCCGCGCTCACCAAACGTTGAAGGAAGCAGCTGTAGCTGGCGTCTCCGTCGGCTTCGTATGCGCCGCCAGCTACAGCGGACATGCAAGCCCGCTGTGGAAGAACGTGGATGGCTTCTGCCAAGCCTTCGACCCCATGCAATCCGGTTTTTTCATTCCACGGCAGACCATTAGCACTGTGGGCAGATTTGCGGCTGACTTCTTTATAGACGGCGTTGATTCTGATTTCACCATGCGATGCCGTGATGCAGGATTAGCCACGATCATCGGCCCTGGCTGCACTATTGAACACGATCTGGGTGAGCGCGGCCAAGCCCAACTTTTCGGGCGCAAGGTACGAGTTCTGGGTCGGGACATCGGTTTCAACTACCATTCCCCCAGCCGCGTCTACTATATTTGCCGTAACGGAACTGCCCTGACGAAAAGGTACCTACGCAGCAACCCGGGATGGGTTGGCAGGCGTTTGGTCGAAGAGGCCAAGGCACACCTCCTTCGCTTTCTGTTCAGCCCGAACCGGGTGAAACTCCTCACGGCTGCCATCGCAGGATTGCGTGACGGATTCACGGGAAAGTCCGGACGTATCCCACAGCCCTTGGAGAAACGCTTGAGCTAG
- a CDS encoding polysaccharide biosynthesis protein, which produces MKTVLLRLSGFTFFPLLSLVTPLLLLPVISSFVGASGISSVISGQAIGTFGATVLMWGWNIEGPVAIARAENARDRGAIYLTSLRTRLVLMVFVLPVACIITAWVAAPDFRFDAVSMAVASLLAGMSPAWFCIGMGQPKLLAFFDTIPRFLATVVSVPLLMVTHQLWNYTLVLAVATVAALVFFHRKLSLKGSWLPRNILQTFVDIREQGHTAGINVAANAYASTPTPIATATTPAVASGALATADTLYRFGIFTVVALGNAFQSWTIEPGVSQQRRRHLVAIWSHAVLGVVGAAFLTAFGPFASSLLFAGQIQATTELCFYYGVSFAFLSASTPFIRNILIPAGKKALVLRWTLVSAVLGVAFMLISGTNGNVVGVAMGMALSEVLLFLTLLIPALRFLNHESSSRDIG; this is translated from the coding sequence ATGAAAACCGTACTACTGCGACTTTCGGGATTTACTTTCTTTCCCCTGTTGTCCCTGGTCACCCCCCTGCTCCTTCTTCCCGTCATCTCGTCTTTTGTGGGTGCCAGCGGAATCTCAAGCGTCATCTCCGGACAGGCCATCGGCACCTTTGGCGCCACCGTATTGATGTGGGGCTGGAATATTGAAGGTCCGGTAGCAATCGCACGCGCGGAGAATGCTCGCGACCGTGGCGCCATCTACCTCACGAGTTTGAGGACAAGACTCGTTTTGATGGTCTTTGTTTTGCCTGTTGCTTGCATCATCACTGCATGGGTGGCGGCGCCTGACTTCCGGTTCGATGCCGTCAGCATGGCGGTGGCCTCCTTGTTGGCTGGCATGTCGCCGGCTTGGTTCTGCATCGGCATGGGCCAGCCGAAACTGTTGGCTTTTTTTGACACGATTCCCCGTTTTCTCGCAACGGTCGTTTCTGTACCCCTACTCATGGTCACCCACCAGTTGTGGAACTACACGCTGGTGCTCGCCGTAGCCACCGTGGCAGCGCTGGTCTTCTTTCACCGAAAGCTCTCCCTCAAGGGCAGCTGGCTTCCCCGTAACATCCTCCAGACGTTCGTCGACATCAGGGAACAGGGGCACACCGCAGGTATTAACGTCGCTGCCAACGCTTATGCATCCACGCCCACCCCAATAGCAACTGCGACCACCCCGGCTGTCGCATCCGGCGCCTTGGCCACGGCAGATACCCTTTACCGGTTTGGGATTTTCACCGTTGTAGCTCTAGGCAACGCCTTCCAAAGCTGGACCATAGAACCCGGTGTCAGCCAGCAACGGCGACGGCATTTGGTAGCTATCTGGTCACACGCCGTATTAGGCGTCGTGGGCGCCGCCTTCCTGACGGCATTTGGGCCTTTCGCCAGTAGCTTGCTTTTCGCCGGGCAAATTCAGGCCACAACCGAACTCTGCTTTTACTATGGCGTTTCCTTTGCTTTCTTGTCGGCCAGCACACCCTTCATCCGCAATATCCTCATTCCTGCTGGCAAGAAGGCATTGGTCCTGCGCTGGACACTCGTTTCCGCCGTGCTCGGAGTGGCTTTCATGCTGATCTCAGGTACAAACGGTAACGTCGTGGGGGTTGCCATGGGCATGGCCCTCAGCGAGGTGCTGCTCTTCCTAACACTTCTGATTCCCGCTTTGCGTTTCCTCAACCATGAAAGTAGCTCACGCGACATTGGCTGA
- a CDS encoding glycosyltransferase: MATYRGVRYVAEQLESILAQLADNDEVVIVDDASGDATVEIVKALDDPRVRIIEVTTNQGYVRSFEQAVLASTGKFIFLADQDDVWIPGRLELMLTALQSSSVVASNFAVLGGGSRGNVPELKSGDSNHHLRNIFGIVVGYRPYYGCGMAMTRQQAEIFAPVPPYLRESHDLWLALCGNVAKSMVHLDEPTLLRRLHDENVTPRGWRSLSAILRARIMIVRAFAEAVRRTKNASKRLL; this comes from the coding sequence ATGGCTACTTATCGAGGGGTTCGTTACGTCGCTGAGCAACTTGAGTCCATCCTGGCTCAGTTGGCGGACAATGACGAAGTCGTGATCGTTGACGATGCCTCTGGCGATGCCACGGTAGAAATCGTCAAGGCCTTGGATGACCCAAGGGTGCGGATTATCGAAGTAACCACGAACCAGGGATATGTCCGATCCTTTGAGCAAGCCGTACTGGCGAGCACCGGTAAATTCATATTCCTTGCCGACCAGGATGATGTCTGGATCCCCGGACGGCTCGAACTTATGTTGACGGCGCTACAGAGCAGTTCTGTCGTGGCTTCGAACTTTGCTGTCTTGGGAGGGGGCTCGCGTGGCAATGTTCCCGAACTAAAGTCGGGCGACTCCAACCACCACCTCCGCAACATCTTCGGTATCGTAGTCGGCTACCGCCCCTACTATGGTTGCGGCATGGCCATGACTCGGCAGCAAGCTGAAATTTTTGCGCCCGTTCCCCCGTATCTCAGAGAGTCTCACGACTTGTGGCTTGCGTTGTGTGGCAACGTGGCCAAATCCATGGTTCACCTCGACGAACCGACACTTCTGCGACGGCTACATGATGAGAACGTCACCCCGCGTGGATGGCGCTCACTGAGCGCCATCCTGAGAGCACGAATTATGATCGTGCGAGCATTCGCCGAGGCAGTTCGTCGAACCAAAAATGCCAGCAAGCGGTTACTCTAG
- a CDS encoding GH25 family lysozyme translates to MKTNKLAALLASLAMASSAIGGIGVSPALATPVGDSASPVAEATIAPTEPSTVAPIEVPATTGAEVVPSTPNSLTNTPTTEPQKDATGLDQVAGPATTSPDAPQRPTDGGAVMGQAGQLAPKSATKLAQPLSASSEPTVGDQPTGTEGKPLGLDVSGWQKNVNWTAVKNSGARFAYIKTSEGPWTLNDYFTQQYNGAANVGLLRGGYHFARPNLSSGSSQAKVMLESGGGWSGDGKTLPPALDIEDNPYVSTDKTNKCYGMAPAALVNWVKDFTSTIKASTGRDPVIYSSYYFWQECFGSSNAFANSNPLWIAAYYASSPWMPGQWPKYTIWQYANDYANPAQTIPATFPGDQNVFNGTMDDLRELASGTKKPVIGLVPGATVISGKWGGDGKTYVGWFKDSQWCLEMPANTRRCFYFGAPGDKPVVGDWDGDGTATIGIVRSGVWQLTNNLSRLSVDLVQYFGVGTDTPITGDWNGDRKTTIGIFRNGSWQVTNSQARSPKVDVSAYFGVGTDTPVVGDWNGDRWDTFGVWRNGTFWLTDSQLQPPVNYVFRYGIGTDRPTTGDWNGDGKTTVGIVRDGTWQLTNDLQKLSVDSVRF, encoded by the coding sequence ATGAAAACCAATAAATTGGCTGCTTTGCTGGCGTCCTTGGCGATGGCCTCCAGCGCCATCGGCGGCATCGGCGTCTCGCCAGCTCTTGCCACACCAGTTGGCGACAGCGCTTCACCTGTCGCAGAGGCCACGATTGCTCCCACCGAGCCTTCCACGGTCGCTCCAATTGAAGTGCCAGCCACAACCGGTGCTGAGGTGGTACCTTCAACCCCAAATTCGCTCACTAATACTCCAACCACTGAACCGCAGAAAGATGCAACCGGGCTGGACCAAGTCGCAGGCCCTGCTACTACTTCTCCGGATGCACCGCAGCGTCCCACCGATGGTGGAGCCGTCATGGGCCAAGCTGGCCAACTGGCACCCAAAAGTGCCACAAAACTGGCACAACCGTTGTCAGCCTCTAGCGAACCAACGGTAGGTGATCAACCTACGGGTACAGAAGGCAAGCCCTTGGGCCTTGATGTCAGTGGCTGGCAGAAAAACGTCAACTGGACCGCCGTGAAGAATTCCGGCGCCCGGTTCGCGTACATCAAGACTTCCGAAGGCCCCTGGACGCTCAACGACTATTTCACGCAGCAATATAACGGTGCCGCAAATGTCGGCTTGCTGCGCGGCGGCTACCACTTTGCGCGGCCCAACCTATCCAGCGGCTCCTCTCAGGCAAAAGTCATGCTTGAATCAGGTGGAGGGTGGTCTGGAGACGGAAAAACCCTACCTCCGGCTTTGGACATTGAGGACAATCCCTATGTCTCGACGGACAAAACCAACAAGTGTTATGGGATGGCCCCGGCGGCGCTGGTCAATTGGGTCAAAGACTTCACGAGCACAATCAAGGCATCAACTGGTCGAGACCCCGTGATCTACTCAAGCTACTACTTCTGGCAGGAGTGTTTTGGCAGCAGCAACGCGTTTGCCAACTCCAATCCACTGTGGATCGCCGCGTATTACGCATCCAGCCCCTGGATGCCAGGACAGTGGCCGAAGTACACCATTTGGCAGTATGCGAACGACTACGCAAACCCGGCACAGACAATACCAGCGACCTTTCCCGGCGACCAGAACGTTTTTAATGGCACCATGGACGATCTCCGTGAGCTTGCCAGTGGAACGAAGAAGCCTGTAATAGGACTCGTACCAGGCGCAACTGTCATCAGCGGCAAGTGGGGCGGAGACGGTAAGACATACGTCGGATGGTTCAAGGACTCGCAATGGTGTTTGGAGATGCCTGCAAATACCCGTCGGTGTTTCTACTTTGGCGCACCGGGCGACAAACCTGTCGTTGGTGACTGGGATGGTGACGGCACGGCGACCATCGGAATCGTAAGGTCCGGCGTTTGGCAATTGACCAACAACCTCAGCAGGTTGTCAGTGGATCTTGTCCAATACTTTGGTGTTGGGACGGATACCCCCATTACAGGCGACTGGAACGGGGACCGGAAGACGACCATTGGTATCTTTAGAAACGGAAGTTGGCAAGTCACCAATTCCCAAGCACGCAGTCCCAAGGTGGATGTTTCGGCTTATTTTGGGGTGGGTACCGACACGCCTGTCGTTGGAGACTGGAATGGTGACAGATGGGACACCTTCGGGGTGTGGCGCAATGGCACGTTCTGGTTGACAGACAGCCAGTTGCAACCGCCGGTCAACTACGTCTTCCGTTACGGCATCGGCACGGACCGCCCGACCACAGGAGATTGGAATGGTGACGGCAAGACAACTGTAGGCATAGTTCGGGACGGCACGTGGCAGCTCACGAACGATTTACAGAAACTGTCCGTCGATTCGGTGCGATTCTAG
- the rfbB gene encoding dTDP-glucose 4,6-dehydratase: MRNLLVTGGAGFIGSNFVHYVLENTDLHVTVLDKLTYAGNLASLDGLPADRFTFVQGDICDAGLVDTLVAGVDAVVHYAAESHNDNSLHDPRPFLDTNIIGTYTLIEAARKHSKRFHHISTDEVYGDLELDDPQRFTEETPYAPSSPYSSTKAGSDLLVRAWVRSFGLQATISNCSNNYGPYQHVEKFIPRQITNVIDGIRPKLYGKGENVRDWIHANDHSSAVLAILEKGRIGETYLIGADGEKNNKDVVELILTHMGQAADAYDHVIDRPGHDLRYAIESKKLRTELGWEPSFANFDAGIEDTITWYRDNESWWRPQKAATEAKYKEQGQ; encoded by the coding sequence ATGCGAAATCTTCTTGTGACCGGTGGTGCCGGGTTCATTGGCTCCAATTTTGTCCACTATGTTCTTGAAAATACTGATCTGCATGTCACGGTGCTGGACAAGCTTACTTATGCCGGTAATTTGGCGTCCCTTGACGGTCTTCCTGCGGATCGTTTCACCTTCGTGCAGGGTGATATTTGCGATGCCGGCCTGGTCGACACACTGGTAGCGGGCGTTGATGCTGTGGTGCATTACGCGGCGGAGTCGCATAATGACAACTCGCTGCATGATCCCCGCCCGTTCCTGGATACCAACATCATTGGCACGTACACGCTGATCGAGGCCGCTCGGAAGCACAGCAAGCGTTTCCACCACATCTCCACCGATGAGGTCTATGGCGATTTGGAACTTGATGATCCCCAGCGGTTCACCGAGGAAACCCCGTATGCGCCCTCGAGCCCGTATTCCTCCACGAAGGCCGGCTCCGATCTGCTCGTGCGTGCCTGGGTGCGTTCCTTTGGGCTGCAGGCCACCATCAGCAACTGCTCCAACAACTACGGCCCGTACCAGCACGTGGAAAAGTTCATTCCCCGCCAGATCACGAATGTGATCGACGGGATCCGTCCCAAGCTCTACGGCAAGGGCGAGAACGTGCGTGACTGGATCCATGCCAATGACCACTCTTCGGCGGTGCTGGCGATCCTGGAAAAGGGACGCATCGGTGAGACGTATTTGATCGGTGCTGACGGGGAGAAGAACAACAAGGACGTTGTTGAGCTGATTCTTACTCACATGGGCCAGGCAGCGGACGCCTACGACCACGTGATCGACCGTCCGGGGCATGACCTGCGGTACGCGATCGAATCCAAGAAGCTGCGCACCGAGCTGGGCTGGGAGCCCTCCTTCGCAAACTTTGATGCTGGCATCGAGGACACCATCACGTGGTACCGGGACAACGAGTCATGGTGGCGCCCGCAGAAGGCCGCCACTGAAGCCAAGTACAAGGAACAGGGCCAGTAA
- a CDS encoding sugar nucleotide-binding protein, producing the protein MTFEFSKTLTATATTIPGVVLYDLPVHGDNRGWFKENWQREKMMALGLPDFSPVQNNISFNETAGTTRGIHAEPWDKFISVATGKIFGAWVDLREGESFGAVFTAELDPSQAIFIPRGVGNAFQTLEDDTAYTYLVNDHWSADAQGQYTFLNLADETAAIEWPIPLEQAELSDKDKAHPRLADVTPMPAKKILVVGADGQLGKALRAAYDGDTRVEFAARADFDLSSEASYNTRNWKSYSTIINAAAYTAVDTAETPEGRQSAWAINVTAVASLAKVATRHGITLVHVSSDYVFDGTAQSHDEHEALTPLGVYGQSKAAGDAIVSTVPRHYIVRTSWVIGEGSNFVRTMASLAARGIAPSVVNDQIGRLSFTEDIAGGIKHLLETETDYGVYNLSNDGDPQSWADIAADVYELTGHNRDSVTGISTAEYFNGKTAAPRPLQSTLNLSKIKATGYVPETAKQRLADYLDEGANA; encoded by the coding sequence ATGACTTTTGAGTTCTCCAAGACACTGACCGCCACCGCCACCACGATTCCCGGGGTTGTCCTCTATGACCTTCCCGTGCATGGGGACAACAGGGGATGGTTCAAGGAAAACTGGCAGCGCGAGAAGATGATGGCCCTGGGCCTGCCGGACTTCTCCCCGGTGCAGAACAACATTTCCTTCAACGAGACAGCCGGCACGACCCGCGGGATCCACGCCGAACCGTGGGACAAATTCATCTCCGTCGCCACGGGTAAGATCTTCGGTGCCTGGGTTGACCTGCGAGAAGGGGAGTCGTTCGGTGCCGTCTTCACCGCGGAACTGGACCCCTCACAAGCGATCTTCATTCCCCGCGGGGTCGGCAATGCCTTCCAAACACTCGAAGATGACACGGCCTACACGTACCTGGTCAACGACCACTGGTCAGCCGACGCCCAGGGCCAGTACACCTTCTTGAACCTGGCCGATGAGACCGCCGCCATTGAATGGCCCATCCCGTTGGAGCAGGCCGAGCTCTCCGACAAGGACAAGGCCCACCCCCGCCTGGCCGATGTCACCCCGATGCCTGCCAAGAAGATTCTTGTAGTGGGTGCCGACGGACAACTCGGCAAGGCGTTGCGTGCTGCCTACGACGGCGATACCAGGGTGGAGTTTGCCGCCAGGGCTGACTTCGACCTGAGCTCCGAGGCGTCCTACAACACCCGGAACTGGAAGAGCTACTCCACGATCATCAACGCCGCCGCGTACACGGCCGTGGACACCGCTGAAACACCCGAGGGGCGTCAATCGGCGTGGGCTATCAACGTCACAGCCGTCGCGAGCCTGGCAAAGGTCGCTACACGCCACGGAATCACCCTCGTGCACGTCTCTAGTGACTATGTCTTCGACGGCACCGCACAAAGCCATGACGAACACGAAGCCCTGACACCCCTGGGTGTTTACGGTCAGTCCAAGGCCGCCGGAGACGCCATCGTCTCAACAGTGCCCCGGCACTACATTGTGCGTACCAGTTGGGTCATCGGCGAAGGCAGCAACTTCGTGCGCACCATGGCCTCCCTCGCCGCCCGCGGGATCGCCCCCAGCGTCGTTAACGATCAGATCGGGCGGTTGAGCTTCACCGAAGACATCGCCGGCGGCATCAAACACCTCTTGGAAACAGAAACCGACTACGGTGTCTACAACCTCAGCAACGACGGCGACCCCCAGTCCTGGGCCGACATTGCCGCCGACGTGTACGAACTCACCGGCCACAACCGCGATTCCGTCACGGGCATCAGCACAGCCGAATACTTCAACGGCAAGACCGCCGCGCCCCGCCCACTTCAAAGCACCCTGAACCTAAGCAAAATCAAAGCCACAGGGTACGTGCCGGAAACGGCCAAGCAACGACTGGCCGACTACCTAGATGAAGGTGCGAACGCATAA
- the galE gene encoding UDP-glucose 4-epimerase GalE — protein MKVLVTGGAGYIGSHTVLCLLEAGHSVVVMDNLANSSVESLRRVEELTGKHPEFIELDLLDVQGVDSLFATSGFDAVIHFAGLKAVGESVAEPLRYYQNNIVGTLNLLASMDKHGVRTLVFSSSATVYGASEEVPLVEKMPLDATNPYGRTKEQIEDILSDLGAADPTWRVALLRYFNPVGAHESGRIGEDPTGVPNNLLPFVAQVAVGRREKVMVFGNDYPTPDGTGVRDYIHVMDLAAGHLAALDYLPSHQGVFRWNLGSGNGSSVLEVIQAFGDAAGKPVPFEFAPRRPGDTAVSYADPSAALADLGWSAHRNLMQMCEDHWRWQFNNPQGYSQ, from the coding sequence ATGAAAGTTTTGGTAACCGGCGGAGCCGGCTATATCGGATCACACACAGTCCTTTGCTTGCTTGAGGCAGGGCATAGCGTTGTTGTGATGGACAATTTGGCAAATTCCTCCGTTGAATCTCTACGCAGGGTGGAGGAGCTGACCGGAAAACATCCGGAGTTCATTGAACTGGACTTGCTTGATGTCCAGGGAGTTGACTCGTTGTTTGCCACATCTGGCTTTGACGCGGTGATTCATTTTGCTGGGCTCAAGGCGGTAGGGGAGTCGGTTGCGGAGCCGCTACGGTACTACCAAAACAATATTGTGGGAACCCTGAATTTGCTCGCCTCCATGGACAAACACGGGGTGCGGACCTTGGTGTTCAGCTCTTCGGCCACCGTATATGGTGCGAGCGAAGAAGTGCCGCTGGTTGAAAAGATGCCGTTGGACGCCACAAATCCTTATGGACGAACCAAAGAACAGATCGAAGACATCCTGTCCGATCTTGGGGCAGCCGACCCCACTTGGCGTGTGGCGCTGCTGCGGTACTTCAACCCTGTCGGTGCCCACGAATCGGGCCGGATTGGCGAAGACCCCACTGGAGTTCCCAACAACTTGCTGCCATTTGTGGCCCAGGTCGCTGTGGGGCGTCGCGAAAAGGTCATGGTTTTCGGCAATGATTACCCGACACCTGACGGAACCGGTGTGCGTGATTACATTCACGTCATGGATCTCGCAGCAGGCCACCTGGCCGCTCTGGACTACCTTCCTAGTCATCAGGGAGTGTTCCGCTGGAATCTCGGATCTGGAAATGGGTCTTCCGTGCTGGAGGTCATTCAGGCCTTTGGCGATGCCGCAGGAAAACCTGTCCCGTTTGAATTTGCGCCCCGGCGTCCGGGGGACACTGCCGTCAGCTACGCTGACCCCTCTGCGGCATTGGCAGACCTTGGGTGGTCGGCACACCGGAACTTGATGCAGATGTGTGAGGACCACTGGCGCTGGCAGTTTAATAACCCCCAAGGCTACAGCCAATAA